The region GATGTCCATCATCTTGACCATCCAGGGGAACCAGAATTCGCTGCCCTCGGTATAGACGACCTTGAGCCTGGGGAAGCGCTCGAACACTTCGCCGAAGATCATCTGCCACATGGAGCGGGTCATCCAGAAGGGGAACTCCATCAGGAACGAGCCGATCGCGCCGGGCAGCGGCGCCAGCGGCGGCGAGGCGCCCGAATGGAAATGGATGCCCATGTTCAGGTCTTCGCAGACCGCCCACACGGGGTCGTACTTGGGGTGATTGTAGGGGTCGTAGCCGTCGGTCATGCAGGGGAACAGCACGCCCCTCAAGCCGTTCTTATGCGCCCATTTGATCTCGGCCACCGCCATCTCCATGTCGAAGACGACCGGGATGATGGCAAGGCCGATGCGGCGCAGCGGCGACATGGCGACGAAATCGACCATCCAGCGGTTATGCGCCCGCGCGCCTGCCCACAGCAGTTCGGGGTTGGCGCCCTGGCAGCGCAGGCCGACGTCGGCGCCGAAAGGCGGCGCGTTGCGCTCGGTGATACCATCGGGGAACAGGATTTCGGCCGCGACACCATCGCCGTCCAATACCTTGTCGCGGATCGCACTGTCCCAGACGCCGTAGATGTCGTCGCCGCAGGCGGCGCGCCACTTGTCGTTGAATTCCTTGACCAGCAGCTTTTCTTCCATCGCCGCGCGCATAGCGATTTCCTTGGGCAGCCGCTCGTCGAATTCGGCGTGGTACTTGGCGTCGAGATAGTCCCGATACTTCTCCGGCGGCAGGCCGGCATGGCCATCGCCCGAAATCACCAGATAACGGTCCATCTCGTCCTCCTGTTTATTCGGCGTTGCCACACTTCGGCGGCTTGCTCATGCCCTACAACTTACCCCCCGCACCCATCAGCCAGAAGCCACACCCCACGAATTCTCCGTTCACGCTCACGAACAATGATCACCCGTCGGCAAGGCTCAGGAATGGGGGTTTTTCGCCGCCGCCGTGGACTTCCAGGGCCGCCCCCGTGACATGGCCGGCCAGGGCGGAGGCGAGAAACAGGCAGGCATCGGCGATATCGCCGGGCGCCGCCATGCGGCCCTGGGGCAGGGCCGCCTCGATCCGGGCCAGGCCTTCCGCGCCGCCGTAGTGG is a window of Oleomonas cavernae DNA encoding:
- a CDS encoding amidohydrolase family protein, coding for MDRYLVISGDGHAGLPPEKYRDYLDAKYHAEFDERLPKEIAMRAAMEEKLLVKEFNDKWRAACGDDIYGVWDSAIRDKVLDGDGVAAEILFPDGITERNAPPFGADVGLRCQGANPELLWAGARAHNRWMVDFVAMSPLRRIGLAIIPVVFDMEMAVAEIKWAHKNGLRGVLFPCMTDGYDPYNHPKYDPVWAVCEDLNMGIHFHSGASPPLAPLPGAIGSFLMEFPFWMTRSMWQMIFGEVFERFPRLKVVYTEGSEFWFPWMVKMMDIRASVKHTSGKLGDFRAKLTMPPSGYFNRNMWVVASALADRDTMTACYELGLSRVIWGSDYPHPEGCWPRTKDKMMVSLGGLPEADLEQIFWKSAADVYDLDLPALNKIAAKIGPEKQWLATRQAAE